One region of Ahniella affigens genomic DNA includes:
- a CDS encoding ABC transporter permease, which produces MNMALLKEAAQELGRRKLRTLLTLLGMIFGVGAIVAMLAVGEGSKREALKMVAELGLNNILVRAKDIDQDTLKDLRNRSLGLTLADAQAASLVVPGAQSVSVYKTVLLNQLTAGSRVRADAELLGVSTTYLEHAGLSLADGRWLTDEDQLNQAPVVVLGAKLADELFPNGQAVGQALKANHVWLQVVGVTAHRDLGKNEFEGVKLGLDAERLFTPIESALQRFKLQPMDDQIDQISLQLGEGQAPEAAARVLQQLISDRHAEADDYTLIVPAGLYRQQQQTQRIFTIVMSSIAAISLIVGGIGIMNIMLANVLERKREIGLKRAIGARRQDVIDQFLAESLVISVTGALAGLLFGILVAYVIAFLAGWTVAWSPILTLLAVAVCIAVGVAFGVYPARRAAALDPISALRTDG; this is translated from the coding sequence ATGAACATGGCACTGCTGAAGGAAGCTGCACAGGAACTCGGACGGCGGAAACTGCGGACGCTGCTAACCTTGCTCGGCATGATTTTTGGCGTTGGCGCCATTGTCGCCATGCTCGCTGTTGGCGAGGGAAGCAAGCGGGAAGCCCTGAAGATGGTCGCGGAGCTTGGCTTGAACAACATCCTGGTTCGTGCCAAGGATATTGATCAAGACACCCTGAAAGATCTTCGCAATCGGAGCCTTGGCTTGACGTTGGCTGATGCGCAAGCGGCCAGCTTGGTCGTGCCGGGGGCGCAGTCGGTATCGGTCTACAAAACGGTGCTGCTGAATCAACTGACTGCTGGCAGTCGAGTCCGCGCCGATGCGGAACTGCTCGGCGTCTCAACCACCTATCTGGAACACGCGGGTCTGAGCTTGGCCGATGGCCGATGGCTGACTGACGAGGATCAACTGAACCAGGCACCAGTCGTCGTCCTGGGCGCCAAGTTGGCAGACGAGCTGTTTCCGAACGGCCAGGCAGTGGGGCAAGCACTGAAGGCCAATCACGTCTGGTTGCAAGTGGTCGGCGTGACTGCCCATCGCGACCTCGGCAAAAATGAGTTCGAGGGCGTCAAATTGGGGCTCGACGCCGAGCGCTTGTTCACACCGATTGAATCGGCGCTGCAACGCTTTAAGCTACAGCCGATGGACGATCAGATCGATCAGATCAGCCTGCAATTGGGCGAAGGCCAAGCACCCGAGGCTGCCGCAAGAGTGCTGCAGCAGTTGATATCGGACCGCCACGCCGAGGCCGATGATTACACGCTGATTGTTCCCGCAGGCCTTTACCGGCAGCAACAGCAGACGCAGCGCATCTTCACGATTGTGATGAGCTCGATTGCGGCGATCTCGCTGATTGTCGGCGGTATCGGGATCATGAACATCATGCTGGCCAACGTGCTGGAGCGTAAGCGCGAGATCGGCCTGAAGCGTGCTATTGGTGCGCGCCGTCAGGACGTGATTGATCAGTTTCTCGCGGAGTCGCTCGTGATCTCGGTCACTGGAGCACTCGCGGGGCTGCTGTTTGGCATCCTGGTGGCCTACGTGATCGCATTCCTGGCTGGCTGGACGGTGGCTTGGTCGCCGATTCTGACGTTGCTCGCCGTAGCGGTCTGTATCGCGGTCGGCGTTGCTTTTGGCGTCTACCCGGCACGTCGGGCTGCGGCTCTCGACCCGATCTCGGCACTACGCACGGATGGCTAA
- a CDS encoding ACP phosphodiesterase produces the protein MNHLAHFWLADDDPLHRLGVALGDFWRGGIPPHWPERLRDGLAWHREVDRLTDSHPESVRVRQLFQAPHRRFAPILLDLWCDHWLARELAADDDLRLGALSRDYLASLGTAIAEMTGQLVWPDHFERFVAWLGQDAVLPGYRHPTGIQQALRGISRRLSRTNPVADSWPLLVQHQAELDELARILLFDLRQHRQAGTHARIKLV, from the coding sequence GTGAATCACCTGGCGCACTTCTGGCTGGCTGACGACGACCCGTTGCATCGGCTCGGCGTGGCGCTCGGCGATTTCTGGCGTGGCGGGATTCCGCCGCACTGGCCTGAGCGACTTCGGGACGGCTTGGCCTGGCATCGCGAAGTGGATCGACTGACCGATTCGCACCCGGAAAGCGTGCGCGTGCGCCAACTGTTCCAGGCCCCGCATCGACGTTTCGCGCCAATCCTTCTGGACCTGTGGTGCGATCACTGGCTCGCCCGGGAGCTCGCCGCCGACGACGATCTGCGGCTCGGCGCACTGAGCCGCGACTATTTGGCCAGCCTTGGCACTGCAATTGCCGAGATGACCGGCCAGTTGGTCTGGCCCGATCATTTTGAGCGCTTTGTCGCCTGGCTCGGGCAGGACGCAGTGCTGCCCGGCTACCGGCATCCGACCGGTATTCAACAGGCCCTGCGCGGCATCAGCCGACGCTTGTCGCGCACGAACCCCGTCGCGGACAGTTGGCCGTTACTGGTGCAACACCAGGCGGAACTTGATGAACTCGCGAGAATTTTGCTGTTTGACCTGCGTCAACATAGACAAGCCGGAACTCATGCGAGGATCAAACTGGTGTGA
- a CDS encoding accessory factor UbiK family protein, which produces MINIRAIDELAERLATVVPPGLEAAKDDLTKTFRAVLTSNLDKLNLVPRDEFDVQRLVLLRTREKLESLERRLAELEGRLGKS; this is translated from the coding sequence ATGATCAACATTCGCGCCATTGACGAACTTGCAGAACGACTGGCCACGGTCGTCCCGCCCGGTTTGGAAGCGGCCAAGGACGATCTGACCAAGACTTTTCGTGCGGTTTTGACCAGCAACCTGGACAAGTTGAACCTGGTACCGCGCGACGAGTTCGATGTGCAGCGGCTCGTGCTTCTTCGCACACGCGAGAAGCTCGAATCACTGGAGCGTCGTTTGGCAGAGCTTGAGGGGCGGCTGGGCAAGAGCTGA
- a CDS encoding YifB family Mg chelatase-like AAA ATPase has product MSLATVLSRAPMGVDAPEVTVEVNLSGGMPGFSIVGLPEAAVRESRDRVRAALVNAQFEFPQRHITVSLAPADLPKEGSRFDLAIALGILIASRQLPARALDDYECYGELGLSGRLRAVSALLPALIQTGQCRRRAIIPAANQDDADLLPEVPIQTAAHLLDICSALSGRGQWPERPPAPIETPPALPDLGDVRGQALARRALEIAAAGQHNLLMIGPPGTGKTMLATRLPGILPPIMRDEALEVASIASLAGLELGSVLNTRPFRAPHHSASAVALVGGGSVPRPGEVSLAHRGVLFLDELPEFDRRVLEVLREPLESGKILISRAARQAEFPARFQLVAAMNPCPCGYAGDPSGRCRCSPDAVLRYRARVSGPLLDRIDLHVEVPRVPAEQLRAAQAAEASQPVRQRVIACRSHQLQRQGVSNAELQGQALNRHASLAGAELRLLDQAVERLGLSARAHQRILRVARTIADLAESEHIIAAHLLEAINYRKLDRHAV; this is encoded by the coding sequence ATGAGTCTTGCTACGGTCCTGTCCCGGGCACCGATGGGCGTTGATGCGCCCGAGGTGACGGTTGAAGTCAATCTTTCCGGTGGCATGCCGGGCTTTTCGATTGTGGGGCTGCCCGAAGCCGCCGTGCGCGAAAGCCGCGACCGGGTGCGCGCTGCGCTCGTCAATGCACAGTTCGAGTTTCCACAACGGCACATCACCGTCAGCCTCGCGCCCGCCGATCTGCCGAAAGAAGGCAGCCGGTTTGATCTGGCGATTGCGCTCGGCATTCTGATTGCTTCAAGGCAACTGCCGGCGCGGGCGCTGGACGATTACGAATGCTATGGCGAGCTTGGCTTGTCTGGGCGACTGCGCGCCGTCTCGGCCTTGTTGCCGGCTCTGATCCAAACAGGCCAATGCCGGCGACGGGCCATCATCCCGGCCGCCAATCAAGACGATGCCGACTTGCTCCCCGAAGTACCGATCCAGACTGCTGCGCATCTTCTTGATATTTGCTCGGCGCTCAGCGGCCGTGGCCAATGGCCTGAACGTCCGCCTGCGCCAATCGAAACGCCGCCCGCCTTGCCGGATCTCGGCGATGTCCGCGGGCAGGCATTGGCCCGGCGCGCGCTGGAAATTGCCGCTGCGGGTCAACACAACCTATTGATGATCGGGCCGCCCGGCACCGGCAAGACCATGCTGGCCACGCGCTTGCCCGGCATCTTGCCGCCCATCATGCGGGACGAAGCGCTGGAGGTCGCCAGCATTGCGTCTTTGGCCGGGCTCGAATTGGGGTCTGTTCTGAACACCCGCCCGTTCCGTGCCCCGCATCACTCTGCGAGTGCCGTGGCGCTCGTTGGCGGCGGGTCGGTGCCACGTCCTGGCGAAGTGTCTTTGGCGCACCGCGGGGTGCTGTTCTTAGACGAGTTGCCGGAGTTCGACCGACGCGTTCTGGAAGTCCTGCGCGAGCCCCTGGAGTCCGGCAAGATCCTGATTTCGCGCGCGGCCCGGCAAGCTGAGTTTCCGGCCCGATTTCAGTTGGTCGCTGCGATGAACCCCTGCCCCTGTGGTTACGCAGGCGATCCGTCCGGTCGATGCCGGTGCAGCCCGGATGCCGTGTTGCGCTATCGGGCGCGCGTCTCGGGTCCGCTGCTCGATCGCATCGACTTGCACGTCGAAGTGCCCCGCGTCCCCGCCGAGCAGCTTCGCGCAGCCCAAGCAGCGGAGGCCAGTCAACCCGTTCGGCAACGCGTCATCGCGTGCCGCTCGCACCAGCTGCAGCGCCAAGGAGTCAGCAATGCCGAGCTGCAAGGTCAGGCCCTGAACCGACACGCCAGCTTGGCCGGCGCTGAACTGCGGCTCCTGGATCAAGCCGTGGAGCGACTCGGACTGTCAGCGCGCGCGCATCAGCGGATCTTGCGCGTGGCGCGGACGATTGCCGACCTTGCAGAATCGGAACACATAATCGCCGCACACCTGCTGGAAGCCATCAATTACCGCAAGTTGGACCGGCATGCGGTCTGA
- a CDS encoding ECF-type sigma factor — protein MSDADAHQLTQWLQAWSAGDEQAADRVLAAVYARIKQLAGARLRRESSVVPLAPTELAHEVIANLLAAEASWTDRAHFFKTVAVAMRNHLHDLARHDLAEKRGGGQQHLTLGAAAGEISEGMSGQAGDLHEAMNALRKLDARKADVIELHWLVGLGLEDVAATLDVSLATVNRDLRFARAWLKDQLSA, from the coding sequence ATGTCAGACGCTGACGCCCATCAACTCACGCAATGGTTGCAGGCCTGGAGCGCGGGCGACGAGCAAGCCGCCGACCGGGTTCTTGCGGCCGTTTATGCGCGCATCAAACAGTTGGCGGGCGCGCGACTTCGCCGCGAATCTTCGGTCGTGCCGCTGGCACCCACCGAACTCGCGCATGAGGTCATCGCGAATCTGCTTGCTGCTGAAGCGAGCTGGACGGATCGCGCCCATTTTTTCAAGACCGTTGCAGTGGCCATGCGCAATCATCTGCATGATCTGGCCCGCCACGATTTGGCCGAGAAGCGGGGCGGCGGTCAGCAACATCTCACGCTGGGTGCGGCGGCTGGCGAAATCAGCGAAGGCATGAGTGGCCAGGCCGGTGATTTGCATGAGGCGATGAACGCGCTTCGGAAGCTTGATGCGCGCAAGGCCGATGTCATTGAATTGCATTGGCTGGTGGGGCTCGGCTTGGAGGACGTGGCGGCGACGCTTGACGTGTCGCTTGCCACCGTAAATCGCGATCTCCGGTTCGCGCGCGCCTGGCTCAAGGACCAATTGTCAGCGTGA
- a CDS encoding UvrD-helicase domain-containing protein, with the protein MPALVSLNPEQRAAVHYLAGPLLVLAGAGSGKTRVITEKIAELLRSGHQAERIAAITFTNKAAREMRERVAKLISKEAAETLQVSTFHALGLRFLSMEHAAAGLRRGFTVLDADDSFGILKDLSPKAQKSDVYDLLRQLIGRAKDEGLTPEQALKAARSPRELQAAEIYQAYQQRLQTFNAVDFDDLIALPERVLREQEAVRLRWREKLSYVLVDEYQDTNRTQYRLLKELVGPRGAFTAVGDDDQSIYAWRGANPENLNQLTVDYPHLKVIKLEQNYRCSGRILRCANAVIGNNPHLFEKRLWSAHGEGDHIRILNCRDDQHEAERIAAEIVYKREQQKALWSDFAILYRGNHQARALEQALRLARAPYHLSGGQAFFDRAEVRDVLAYLRLIANPDDDAAFLRAVQVPKREIGTITLEKLATLAGSKHVSLLKAAESIEVQKQLAARPGAQIAEFAGLFRHWREAATRMGAGDLTALVIQESGYAQHLVAGLRDPESKARREENMQELVRFLRESDKGRDGLSALANQLALISFSDRDDPGNAVRLSTLHASKGLEFRHVWLVGVEDGTLPHQGAIDEGRLEEERRLFYVGITRAKESLTMSVSQQKKRFGEMERLKPSRFLRELPETDVRQEGDDPEREAEEKRERNLSHFARIADLLK; encoded by the coding sequence ATGCCTGCCCTAGTGAGTCTGAATCCTGAACAACGCGCCGCCGTGCACTATCTGGCCGGCCCCTTGCTGGTGCTTGCGGGCGCGGGCTCGGGCAAGACGCGGGTCATTACCGAAAAGATTGCCGAACTGCTGCGGAGCGGCCATCAGGCCGAGCGCATTGCGGCGATCACGTTTACGAACAAGGCCGCGCGGGAAATGCGCGAGCGCGTTGCCAAGCTGATCAGCAAAGAGGCCGCCGAAACGCTCCAGGTCAGCACGTTCCATGCACTCGGCCTGCGCTTCTTGAGCATGGAACACGCAGCTGCGGGATTGCGGCGCGGCTTTACGGTGCTCGATGCGGACGACTCGTTTGGCATCTTGAAAGACTTAAGCCCCAAGGCGCAAAAGAGCGACGTCTACGACTTGCTGCGGCAGCTGATTGGTCGGGCCAAGGACGAAGGGCTCACGCCCGAACAAGCATTGAAAGCAGCGCGCAGTCCACGAGAATTGCAGGCCGCGGAAATCTACCAGGCCTATCAGCAGCGCTTGCAGACCTTCAACGCAGTCGATTTCGATGACCTGATCGCCTTGCCGGAGCGTGTGCTGCGCGAGCAGGAGGCCGTGCGTCTGCGCTGGCGCGAAAAGCTCAGCTATGTGCTGGTGGACGAATATCAGGACACCAACCGCACGCAGTATCGCCTGCTGAAAGAACTGGTCGGACCGCGCGGCGCGTTTACCGCCGTCGGTGACGACGATCAGAGCATCTATGCGTGGCGTGGCGCGAATCCGGAAAATCTGAACCAACTCACCGTCGACTACCCCCACCTCAAGGTCATCAAGCTGGAGCAGAACTACCGCTGCTCGGGGCGCATTTTGCGCTGCGCGAATGCGGTCATCGGCAACAACCCACATCTGTTCGAGAAGCGACTTTGGAGCGCCCATGGCGAGGGCGATCACATTCGCATTCTGAACTGTCGCGACGATCAACATGAGGCCGAGCGTATTGCGGCCGAGATCGTATACAAGCGCGAACAGCAGAAGGCCTTGTGGTCCGATTTTGCGATTCTTTATCGTGGCAATCACCAGGCTCGGGCGCTGGAGCAGGCGCTGCGGCTGGCGCGCGCGCCGTATCACCTCTCGGGTGGCCAGGCGTTCTTTGACCGCGCTGAAGTGCGCGATGTGCTGGCCTACCTGCGCCTGATCGCCAACCCGGACGATGACGCCGCATTTTTGCGCGCGGTGCAAGTCCCAAAACGCGAAATCGGCACCATCACGCTGGAGAAGCTGGCCACACTTGCGGGCAGCAAGCACGTGAGTCTCTTGAAGGCGGCTGAGAGCATCGAAGTACAGAAGCAACTGGCCGCGCGCCCCGGCGCGCAGATCGCCGAATTCGCCGGCTTGTTTCGACACTGGCGGGAGGCCGCGACGCGCATGGGCGCGGGGGACTTGACCGCACTGGTCATTCAGGAATCCGGCTATGCCCAGCATTTGGTGGCGGGCCTGCGCGACCCCGAATCGAAAGCCCGGCGCGAGGAGAACATGCAGGAGTTGGTAAGGTTTCTGCGTGAATCCGACAAAGGTCGCGACGGCTTGTCCGCCTTGGCCAATCAGCTCGCATTGATCAGCTTTTCCGATCGCGACGATCCGGGCAACGCGGTGCGCTTGTCCACCTTGCACGCATCCAAGGGTCTTGAGTTCCGGCATGTCTGGTTGGTCGGGGTGGAGGATGGAACTCTGCCGCACCAGGGTGCGATCGACGAAGGTCGACTCGAAGAGGAACGCCGACTGTTCTACGTCGGCATCACGCGCGCGAAAGAATCGCTGACGATGAGCGTGTCGCAGCAGAAAAAGCGCTTTGGCGAAATGGAACGCCTGAAGCCGAGCCGCTTTCTGCGCGAATTGCCCGAGACGGATGTGCGCCAGGAGGGCGACGACCCCGAGCGCGAAGCCGAAGAGAAGCGCGAGCGCAACCTGTCGCACTTTGCTCGGATTGCCGACCTGCTGAAATGA